The genomic interval TCCCTACCCGGCGGGGCATAGTGGGGGCGCAACCTCAACCCATATTCCGGCCCTCCCCACGCGGACGGCCCCAGGAGACTCCATGCTCGATCAGGCCCTTGTCGCCGAAGTGCTGACCCTCGCCCGCGCGGGTGGGGCGGACTTCTCGGAACTCTTTGTGGAAGACAGCGTGAACACCAACCTCCGGCTGCACCAGGGGGAGGTGAAGGACGCGGGCGGCGGCAACCTGTTCGGCGCCGGGCTGCGGCTGCTGTACGGCACGCGGGTGGTGTACGCCTACACCAACGACGTGACCCCGGCGGGCCTGCGTGACCTCGCGGGTCAGGTGGCGCGGGCACGCGGCGCGGCGGGCGAGACGGACGCCGTGGGCGCGGGTGGCCTGGACTTCCGGCGGGTGGACGCGCCGCCCCTGTACGTGGCGCGGCAGCATCCCCTGCACGCGGCGGGCCGCGACAAGCTCGCGCTGATGCGCCGGGCACACGGCGGCGCGGCGGGCGTGGGCGACGTGAAGACGGTGGACGTGAACTACCTCGACCGGGTGCAGCGCGTTCTGGTCGCCAACTCGGAGGGGCTGTGGGCCGAAGACGAGCGCGTCTGGACCCGCCTGTCTGTCACCGCCATCGCGCAGGACGGCACCCTGCGTCAGACCGGCTTCTACGGCCCCGGCGCCGGGCAGGGGCTGGAGTTCTTCGATGACCTGGCCCCCGAGTCCATCGGCGCGGAGGCCGCCCGCATCGCCAACGCCATGCTGCGGGCCGGGTACGCCCCCGCTGGGAAGCTGCCCGTCGTGATTGGCAACGAGTTCGGCGGCGTGATCTTCCACGAGGCCTGCGGGCACATCCTGGAGACGACGGCGGTGGAAAAGAACGCCAGCGTCTTCGCGGACAAGCTGGGCGAGAGGATCGCCCACGAGTCGGTCAGCGCCATCGACGACGGCACCATTCCCGGCTCGTGGGGCATGGTCACGGTGGACGACGAGGGCATGAAGGGTGAGCGCACGGTCCTGATCGAGAACGGGGTCCTGAAGTCCTTCATGGTGGACCGGGTG from Deinococcus terrestris carries:
- a CDS encoding TldD/PmbA family protein, which codes for MLDQALVAEVLTLARAGGADFSELFVEDSVNTNLRLHQGEVKDAGGGNLFGAGLRLLYGTRVVYAYTNDVTPAGLRDLAGQVARARGAAGETDAVGAGGLDFRRVDAPPLYVARQHPLHAAGRDKLALMRRAHGGAAGVGDVKTVDVNYLDRVQRVLVANSEGLWAEDERVWTRLSVTAIAQDGTLRQTGFYGPGAGQGLEFFDDLAPESIGAEAARIANAMLRAGYAPAGKLPVVIGNEFGGVIFHEACGHILETTAVEKNASVFADKLGERIAHESVSAIDDGTIPGSWGMVTVDDEGMKGERTVLIENGVLKSFMVDRVGSMKTGYARTGSGRRQNYTFAPASRMRSTFIDNGQETPESLIGQVSHGIYARRMGGGSVTPGTGDYNFAVNEAYMIRDGEIAEPLKGASLVGNGAQDLRHIVGVAGDLALGQGMCGSISGSLPTDVGQPHILISEITVGGRV